One region of uncultured Methanolobus sp. genomic DNA includes:
- a CDS encoding DUF4349 domain-containing protein encodes MKVKFTSIAVMMLLLAGILVSGCASVYEEKGYSQSADLVAEDYDDSYARNTAMGEAEYADSGGASTASVDRKTITTVDMTIQVSDAAEGVDSISKMAVASGGYVSSSSIRDSYYDSHEGKEGYITVRVPESEYSSFLENVGELGEVTRESVSAQDVTEEYIDVSARLDNLERQEARLQEILNMTETVEDVLAVEKELERVRGEIESLTGRLNYLDDRIEFSTINIRVTEPRPITRSWGIRDAISESVNGFISMVNALIILVGYLLPLVIVLIFFGGAGLLIRRRLRRH; translated from the coding sequence ATGAAAGTAAAATTCACTAGCATTGCGGTAATGATGCTTTTGCTTGCCGGTATCCTTGTTTCAGGTTGTGCGAGCGTCTATGAGGAAAAAGGCTATTCACAGTCAGCTGATCTTGTAGCTGAGGATTATGATGATTCTTATGCAAGGAATACTGCAATGGGCGAAGCTGAGTATGCAGATTCAGGCGGCGCTTCAACTGCTTCTGTGGACCGCAAGACAATCACCACTGTGGACATGACCATACAGGTAAGCGATGCGGCAGAGGGTGTTGATTCGATATCTAAAATGGCCGTTGCTTCAGGTGGATATGTTTCCAGTTCCTCGATCCGGGACTCATATTATGATTCTCACGAAGGTAAGGAAGGATACATAACTGTACGGGTTCCTGAATCTGAATATTCATCTTTCCTTGAGAATGTAGGTGAATTGGGTGAGGTAACACGTGAAAGTGTAAGTGCACAGGACGTCACAGAAGAGTATATTGATGTAAGTGCACGCCTGGATAATCTTGAAAGACAGGAAGCTCGCCTTCAGGAGATTCTCAATATGACTGAGACTGTCGAGGATGTCCTGGCAGTTGAAAAAGAGCTTGAAAGAGTTCGCGGTGAGATTGAGAGTCTGACTGGCAGATTGAATTATCTTGATGACCGTATCGAGTTTTCAACCATCAACATCCGTGTAACAGAACCAAGGCCAATAACCCGTTCATGGGGTATCAGGGATGCAATATCCGAATCTGTGAATGGTTTCATATCAATGGTCAACGCACTGATAATACTCGTGGGCTATCTCCTGCCACTTGTAATTGTTTTGATATTCTTTGGCGGGGCCGGTTTGTTAATCAGAAGAAGACTTAGAAGACATTAA
- a CDS encoding anaerobic ribonucleoside-triphosphate reductase activating protein — translation MKVNYGSTVPISTVDWHGKVSIVFFLRGCPYRCPYCQNHELLFESNFVDTSLLEAEMKKSRPFVSSVVFSGGEPLMQKEAVKYLAGYAKKIGLLVGVHTNGYYPHVMAELIKEGLVDKFFIDVKAPLNDAEKYSKAIGCLDYSDIHIDSQKVIEKVSESISLALEKDIELEMRTTIIRDFMGSSDEVSETAKSINELTGSRGPVYVLQQGFAENAMMESLRDIKPLSRDELAELADVAHEFLDNIYVRTKEKGNEKVNFE, via the coding sequence ATGAAAGTAAATTACGGAAGCACCGTTCCCATATCAACGGTAGATTGGCACGGAAAGGTGTCAATCGTTTTCTTTTTACGAGGATGTCCTTACAGGTGTCCTTATTGCCAGAATCATGAGCTTCTCTTTGAAAGCAATTTTGTTGATACTTCGTTGCTCGAAGCTGAGATGAAGAAGTCCCGACCCTTTGTAAGCAGTGTGGTATTTTCCGGTGGCGAACCCCTGATGCAGAAGGAAGCTGTAAAGTATCTTGCAGGTTACGCAAAGAAAATCGGTCTGCTTGTAGGTGTTCATACCAATGGCTATTATCCTCACGTAATGGCTGAACTTATAAAAGAAGGACTTGTGGACAAATTCTTCATCGATGTAAAAGCTCCGTTAAATGATGCGGAAAAGTATTCAAAGGCAATTGGTTGTCTGGATTATAGTGACATTCATATTGATTCGCAAAAAGTGATTGAAAAGGTGAGTGAGTCTATCAGTCTGGCTCTTGAAAAGGATATTGAACTTGAAATGAGGACCACAATTATCAGGGATTTCATGGGAAGTTCCGATGAAGTCTCAGAAACTGCAAAATCCATTAATGAGCTTACTGGCAGTCGTGGACCTGTTTATGTCCTACAGCAGGGATTTGCTGAAAATGCAATGATGGAATCCCTCAGGGATATAAAGCCGCTAAGCAGGGATGAACTTGCTGAACTTGCGGATGTAGCTCATGAGTTTTTGGATAACATATATGTCCGGACTAAAGAAAAGGGCAACGAAAAAGTTAACTTCGAATAG
- a CDS encoding tetratricopeptide repeat protein — protein sequence MSQQRIDSIIRKMITASNHVQKNNFKKALRFLEDAEAAAKKEDLPDFTAKCLFLKGNVLDMEFRDVEAMDAYEEAFELSSHLFLDDPEDYYYRMILGGTMCGIKDVLQRSDNGEKVTILCEKYGDTMLALCDSLVQHDIDIDEEISSHYDHVETLNNILECFGMAQVPKIKALYVSWIMEKYLWMSESDSDYIELGASIAEIARLYGSFFASYDALNDAEQVYMKFFELYDERYKVNPDDLGILLNRMEAQLLLGGFYAFCGRVEDADSIFSEMLQKLETLSRDFPLNYTYKLLLIRVSSRVSLLKGQNEDYEASRSYLENVLSLFDEIRDSYMEPAIFEDELLLLFEELAELFESIGDIGKAESIYLCEIGAFESLIREGNDEEKNSVFIAETYNQLARLFEREGDMQKAGNYFQKEMIAYGGLHDEYPNDSEYEERMADVLMCLGILYSDADSETSLNYFRDAVSIYASLTGQNKGGEYKYAMALNKLAVILSRQNDYDGAIAFLNKAVNLLTPHPGQEAGGQMEYSGLADLYFSLSNVYGELGDTGKEIYYISQCIDVYSCGLFNDSTREELKDILVAGILLKKTHYMDLERYDLAKGLVETCYRFYGALLERDPDDLGLKVLYLTCQVDLGDINYHLGFKDEAIDYYLKCQSCLEDVGSSCYDDFLFLRGMNVIGVRLGMGFNAAGELLFSKKSLESSMRIQDKMMSFDSFLYLFERKWHLRCLDEYADVLDSLGMHDEAVEYKAKAEKERSIFLEECTEDDEDDVESIRF from the coding sequence ATGTCACAACAGAGAATTGACAGTATTATCAGAAAAATGATAACAGCTTCAAACCATGTCCAGAAAAACAATTTCAAAAAAGCACTGAGATTTCTGGAAGATGCAGAAGCTGCTGCAAAGAAAGAGGACCTTCCTGATTTTACAGCTAAATGTCTGTTCTTAAAAGGCAACGTTCTGGATATGGAATTCAGGGATGTTGAAGCCATGGATGCTTATGAAGAGGCTTTTGAACTCTCGTCACATCTTTTTCTGGATGATCCGGAGGACTATTACTACCGCATGATCCTCGGAGGGACCATGTGCGGTATCAAGGATGTTCTGCAGAGGTCAGATAATGGTGAAAAAGTAACAATTCTATGTGAGAAATATGGTGACACTATGCTGGCACTATGCGACTCACTGGTGCAGCATGATATTGATATCGATGAGGAAATATCTTCTCATTATGATCACGTAGAAACTTTAAACAACATTCTGGAGTGCTTTGGAATGGCCCAGGTCCCTAAAATAAAAGCTCTTTATGTATCGTGGATTATGGAAAAGTATCTCTGGATGTCAGAGTCCGATTCGGACTACATTGAACTGGGGGCATCTATTGCTGAGATTGCAAGGCTATATGGAAGTTTTTTTGCTTCCTATGATGCTTTGAATGATGCAGAACAGGTGTATATGAAATTCTTTGAATTGTATGATGAAAGGTATAAAGTGAACCCTGATGATCTGGGCATTTTGCTTAACAGGATGGAGGCCCAACTGTTACTGGGTGGTTTCTATGCCTTTTGCGGCCGTGTAGAAGACGCAGATTCAATATTTTCAGAGATGCTGCAAAAGCTGGAGACTCTCTCCCGCGATTTCCCCCTCAACTACACCTATAAATTATTGTTAATTAGAGTGTCTTCACGTGTCAGCCTCTTAAAAGGACAAAATGAGGACTATGAGGCTTCAAGGTCATATCTGGAAAATGTACTTTCCCTTTTTGATGAAATAAGGGACAGCTACATGGAACCTGCAATATTTGAAGATGAACTACTTCTTCTTTTTGAGGAGCTGGCAGAGTTATTTGAAAGTATTGGGGATATTGGCAAAGCTGAAAGTATATACTTGTGCGAGATAGGGGCATTTGAGTCATTGATACGTGAAGGAAATGATGAAGAAAAGAATAGTGTCTTCATTGCCGAGACCTATAATCAATTGGCCAGACTCTTTGAACGTGAAGGAGACATGCAAAAAGCAGGTAATTATTTCCAAAAGGAGATGATTGCCTATGGGGGTCTGCATGATGAATATCCGAATGATAGTGAATATGAGGAGCGCATGGCAGATGTTCTGATGTGCCTTGGAATCCTGTATTCTGATGCGGACTCAGAAACATCCCTGAACTATTTCAGGGATGCGGTTAGTATATATGCCAGCTTGACGGGCCAGAACAAAGGTGGTGAATACAAATATGCTATGGCCCTCAATAAACTTGCAGTTATTCTGTCCAGACAAAACGATTATGATGGAGCCATAGCTTTTCTGAATAAGGCTGTTAACCTACTCACACCTCACCCTGGTCAGGAGGCAGGAGGTCAGATGGAGTATTCAGGACTTGCAGATCTGTATTTCTCTCTGAGCAATGTATATGGGGAGCTGGGGGATACTGGTAAGGAGATATACTATATCTCTCAGTGTATCGATGTATATTCTTGCGGCCTTTTTAACGATAGTACTCGTGAGGAGTTAAAGGACATTCTTGTGGCAGGGATATTGCTAAAGAAAACTCATTATATGGACCTTGAAAGGTATGACCTTGCAAAGGGGCTGGTTGAAACATGTTATCGTTTCTATGGGGCATTGCTGGAGAGGGACCCGGATGATCTGGGTTTGAAAGTACTTTACCTGACCTGTCAGGTCGATCTGGGTGATATTAACTATCATTTAGGTTTCAAAGATGAGGCCATTGACTATTACCTGAAATGCCAGTCCTGTCTGGAGGATGTTGGCAGTTCCTGTTATGATGATTTCCTTTTTTTAAGGGGTATGAATGTCATTGGTGTCAGGCTTGGTATGGGTTTCAATGCCGCAGGTGAACTGTTGTTTTCAAAAAAGTCTCTGGAGAGTTCAATGAGGATTCAGGATAAAATGATGAGTTTTGATTCCTTTTTGTACCTGTTTGAAAGGAAGTGGCACCTGAGATGCCTGGACGAATATGCTGATGTCTTGGACTCATTGGGAATGCACGATGAGGCGGTTGAATATAAAGCAAAAGCAGAGAAGGAGCGCAGTATCTTTCTGGAAGAATGCACAGAAGATGATGAGGATGATGTTGAAAGTATCAGATTCTGA
- the nrdD gene encoding anaerobic ribonucleoside-triphosphate reductase, with the protein MTTLTKQHAIQKTLDGHDISIMPKVRTTAGHMVDWDRSIIVDQLLKETKLAERFHGKPGIEMDAALDIAKDVERRIRSLDLKFLSGPLIREIVNMELLQRGHVEWRNISTRIGTPVYDACEIDLGSGFEANDNANLQENAETSHKKKADKISKEQYLLLLPPKLADLHLNGDLHIHDLEYLGTRAFCQDWDLRYFFYYGLMPDGSGAKASVAGPAMKAEVAILHAVKALGSAQTNFAGGQGFYNFLTFLAPYLEGKSYGDVKQLMQMFVYEMTQMMVARGGQVVFSSVQLSPGVPKLWKDKPVVYKGRVHNGENGTQKRTYSEFEREVRLAFKALMDVMIEGDNWGKPFNFPKPEISIEPDFMEEDEFFNKAHPDLPGYEELYDMTFELAAKFGTPYFDNQLPEYRGAGEGISCYQCCAYQFSANADADDRFDDKLLFKDGQHFSMGSWQVVSLNCPRAAYRANGDDSALFADLRQLMDQCIGLFKTKRNWMENIIENNRMPFATQRPKDPVTGEKGCVAVDIDSLVCTIGVIGINEMVQYHTGSQLHESKDAFKFAIRVMTEMEMYAHELSQKHGLEIALARTPAETTGQRFSVSDMLHDEYRSCVLEVVKGDKEAALANLRKTTDLPIYYTNGTHVPPGANVSLIDRINLEHVFFPIVDGGNICHIWMGEGSPDAKGLKEFAMNIAKNTQIGYFAFTKDMTVCLNDFHMMSGLKCTCENCGSTNVEQMSRVTGYVQAVGGWNNGKRQELEDRMRYSSSDMI; encoded by the coding sequence ATGACAACACTCACAAAACAGCATGCTATACAGAAGACGCTCGATGGTCATGATATTTCCATAATGCCTAAAGTGCGTACTACTGCAGGGCATATGGTGGACTGGGATCGCAGTATAATTGTGGACCAGTTGTTAAAGGAAACAAAACTTGCTGAGAGATTCCACGGCAAGCCTGGAATCGAAATGGATGCAGCACTTGACATTGCAAAGGATGTAGAGCGCCGTATAAGAAGCCTTGATCTCAAATTCCTTTCAGGTCCGCTTATCAGAGAAATTGTTAACATGGAACTTCTGCAGAGAGGTCATGTTGAATGGAGGAATATTTCTACCAGAATAGGTACTCCTGTATACGATGCATGTGAGATTGACCTTGGAAGCGGCTTTGAGGCAAATGATAATGCAAACCTTCAGGAAAATGCAGAAACCTCACACAAGAAAAAGGCAGATAAGATCTCAAAGGAGCAGTATCTTCTTTTGTTGCCACCAAAGCTTGCAGACCTTCACCTAAATGGTGACCTTCACATTCATGATCTTGAATATCTTGGAACCCGTGCATTCTGTCAGGATTGGGATCTCAGGTATTTCTTCTATTATGGTCTCATGCCGGATGGTTCAGGTGCCAAGGCAAGTGTAGCTGGTCCTGCAATGAAGGCAGAAGTCGCAATCCTTCACGCAGTGAAGGCTCTGGGAAGTGCCCAGACAAACTTTGCAGGCGGTCAGGGATTCTATAATTTCCTTACATTCCTTGCCCCATATCTTGAAGGCAAGAGTTATGGGGATGTCAAGCAGCTCATGCAGATGTTTGTGTATGAGATGACCCAGATGATGGTAGCCCGTGGTGGACAGGTAGTATTCTCCTCAGTCCAGCTTTCCCCTGGCGTGCCAAAGCTCTGGAAAGACAAGCCTGTTGTTTACAAGGGCCGTGTCCACAATGGGGAGAATGGTACTCAAAAGCGCACTTACAGCGAATTTGAGCGTGAAGTACGTCTTGCATTTAAGGCACTCATGGATGTAATGATAGAGGGTGACAACTGGGGCAAGCCTTTCAATTTTCCAAAGCCTGAGATCTCAATTGAACCTGACTTTATGGAGGAGGATGAATTCTTCAACAAGGCACATCCAGACCTGCCAGGTTATGAGGAACTTTATGACATGACCTTCGAACTTGCAGCAAAGTTCGGAACACCGTATTTCGATAATCAGTTACCAGAATACAGAGGTGCAGGTGAGGGCATATCCTGCTATCAGTGCTGTGCATACCAGTTCTCAGCAAATGCTGATGCAGATGACCGTTTTGATGATAAGCTCCTGTTCAAGGACGGACAACATTTCTCAATGGGTTCCTGGCAGGTAGTATCTCTTAACTGCCCAAGAGCGGCATACAGGGCTAATGGGGATGATTCTGCTCTGTTTGCTGACCTCAGACAACTGATGGACCAGTGCATAGGTCTCTTTAAGACAAAGAGAAACTGGATGGAAAACATCATTGAAAACAACAGGATGCCATTTGCAACACAGAGGCCAAAGGACCCTGTAACAGGCGAGAAGGGATGCGTTGCAGTGGACATTGATTCACTTGTATGCACTATCGGTGTTATAGGTATCAACGAGATGGTCCAGTATCACACCGGTTCACAGTTGCATGAATCTAAAGATGCGTTCAAGTTTGCCATCAGAGTAATGACCGAGATGGAAATGTACGCACATGAGCTCAGCCAGAAGCACGGTCTTGAGATTGCTCTTGCACGTACTCCTGCTGAGACAACAGGTCAGAGGTTCTCAGTATCCGATATGCTTCATGATGAATACAGGAGCTGTGTTCTTGAAGTTGTCAAGGGCGACAAGGAAGCTGCTCTTGCAAACCTCAGGAAGACCACAGATCTGCCTATCTACTACACCAACGGTACACATGTACCACCAGGAGCTAATGTCTCACTTATTGACAGGATAAACCTTGAACATGTGTTCTTCCCGATAGTTGACGGAGGGAACATCTGTCACATCTGGATGGGCGAAGGTTCTCCTGATGCAAAGGGACTTAAAGAGTTTGCAATGAACATTGCAAAGAACACTCAGATCGGTTACTTTGCGTTCACCAAGGACATGACTGTGTGTCTCAATGACTTCCACATGATGTCAGGTCTTAAGTGCACATGTGAGAACTGTGGTTCTACCAATGTCGAGCAGATGTCCAGGGTAACCGGATATGTGCAGGCAGTAGGCGGCTGGAACAATGGTAAGAGGCAGGAGCTTGAAGATAGGATGCGCTACAGCTCCTCAGATATGATCTGA
- the radB gene encoding DNA repair and recombination protein RadB, which yields MTEQLSSGCKPIDDLLGGGFEVGVVTQIFGEPGSGKTNLCLQLAVECVKKGKKVIYIDTEAISPDRFRQIAGENAKEIAQQIIIFEPHNFEEQYAAVKEIEKLISDKIGLILIDSATAFYRFELDKEESGIRTRRELSNQIGLIHAIARKHRIIAVMTNQIYSDMAGGVRPIGGSGIEHISKTIIQLEKTGDGKRRAKLWKHRSLPEGGTCEFTITNEGVR from the coding sequence ATAACTGAACAATTAAGCTCCGGCTGCAAGCCAATTGATGATCTTTTAGGCGGAGGATTTGAAGTAGGCGTGGTTACACAGATATTCGGTGAACCGGGAAGCGGAAAGACAAATCTATGCCTTCAGCTTGCAGTGGAATGTGTCAAAAAAGGAAAGAAAGTTATCTACATAGATACTGAAGCTATCTCACCGGACAGGTTCAGGCAGATTGCCGGAGAGAATGCTAAAGAGATAGCTCAGCAAATAATTATCTTTGAACCTCATAATTTTGAAGAGCAATACGCAGCAGTAAAAGAAATTGAAAAGCTTATCTCAGATAAAATAGGGCTCATATTAATAGATTCTGCTACTGCTTTTTACAGGTTTGAACTTGATAAGGAAGAATCAGGCATCAGGACAAGAAGAGAGCTTTCAAACCAGATAGGACTTATTCATGCCATTGCACGCAAACACAGAATAATTGCCGTTATGACGAACCAGATTTACAGCGACATGGCAGGTGGCGTTAGACCAATTGGTGGCAGCGGGATAGAGCACATATCAAAGACCATAATCCAACTTGAAAAGACAGGAGACGGCAAAAGACGTGCAAAACTCTGGAAACACCGTTCACTCCCCGAAGGCGGTACCTGTGAATTCACCATTACCAATGAAGGTGTGAGGTAA
- a CDS encoding glutaredoxin family protein → MVEVVIYTTQTCPKCEQLKKLLNSKGVAFATADMSTPEALTELKFNGVFTMTAPVLQIGDEFLTHKELFSGPDVNLESLGSIL, encoded by the coding sequence ATGGTTGAAGTGGTTATATATACAACACAGACTTGCCCGAAATGCGAGCAATTAAAAAAGCTACTTAATTCAAAGGGAGTTGCATTTGCAACAGCAGATATGTCTACTCCTGAAGCTTTGACCGAACTAAAATTCAATGGTGTTTTCACTATGACTGCCCCGGTACTCCAGATCGGCGATGAGTTTTTAACTCATAAGGAACTGTTCAGTGGTCCTGACGTGAACCTGGAATCATTGGGCAGCATACTCTAA
- a CDS encoding tRNA (adenine-N1)-methyltransferase — MLTGELVLLKTSHRDKVKEFIAKVSDDQLHTNFGIIELSSLFDKEPGDTVVSHMGHEFIIQRPKMPDFFRHAKRTGAPMMPKDIGMIIAYTGLNKNDVVLDAGTGSGILTMYLGSIAKRVVTYEVKDDFMKVARKNVENAGLDNVELRCGDIVDEIKNIDEKFDVITLDTQNTKDVIPNVKGVLYPGGFIATYSPFFEQTKEIRDALDAEGFDEVMTMEFSEREISFSSRGTRPSTSKVGHTGFITIARA; from the coding sequence ATGTTAACAGGCGAGTTGGTTTTGCTGAAGACTTCCCATCGGGATAAGGTCAAGGAATTCATTGCGAAAGTTTCCGATGACCAGTTGCACACAAATTTTGGGATCATAGAGTTATCCTCACTTTTCGATAAGGAGCCAGGTGACACAGTTGTATCTCACATGGGTCATGAATTCATAATTCAGCGCCCTAAAATGCCGGATTTCTTCAGGCATGCAAAAAGAACCGGAGCTCCCATGATGCCAAAGGACATTGGCATGATTATTGCTTACACCGGACTTAACAAGAATGATGTGGTTCTTGATGCTGGCACAGGGTCTGGAATACTCACAATGTATCTTGGTTCAATTGCAAAAAGAGTTGTAACTTATGAGGTCAAAGATGATTTCATGAAAGTTGCACGCAAAAATGTTGAGAATGCAGGTCTTGATAATGTGGAACTTCGTTGTGGTGATATTGTTGATGAGATCAAGAACATCGATGAAAAGTTCGATGTCATAACCCTTGATACTCAGAACACTAAAGATGTTATTCCAAATGTCAAGGGGGTACTTTATCCGGGCGGTTTCATTGCAACGTATTCTCCTTTCTTCGAACAGACAAAGGAAATACGTGATGCACTTGATGCTGAAGGCTTCGATGAGGTTATGACAATGGAGTTCTCTGAAAGAGAAATTTCATTTTCCTCAAGAGGAACTCGTCCTTCGACTTCAAAAGTAGGGCATACAGGCTTTATAACAATAGCAAGAGCCTGA
- a CDS encoding HD domain-containing protein — MQKPMIIHDPVHKTIILDEFEQMVLNTKHVQRLRNIQQLGLVDHVYPGANHTRFEHSIGTMHMASVIGCSLSLEGEGIRKIRLAGLLHDVGHSAFSHAVENVLKRNPQFQPVIEGKKFIKHEAFSRDIISRLLPQDNYIAGYVESEFGTDAFEFFDEISKIATGDSRSISKPYLAQVIAGDVDADRIDFLLRDSYHTGVSFGLIDVDQIISSLIIKNDNIVLGSTDGSSYGNDMALTAAESMLISRAHHYTAIIHHPKTQAARVMLLYALEDALEQFKSKSGTDAAKNEIVRFFTEYNDNDLLNFIRLNASEKSLALIDNLREGRLYEPVARLSQKLLRPSTRMSLSTIARHGVATKRFEARLAKELGDVLVDLTVASGVPKSMRVAMDDEDGFFYDESALANGLVRAISRQLSLTAFSYPGVVIDKDSSAVLSELRKVVDDLSPRLLHYTREDQYLPIEGIILLFYAVHSIFVDEKPGFVSIPRLRHITWLYRTIQKLGTFPRLKNLFDYSFHERYGFPYSEKVFEDIQVLVAMGIVDEDLRYYEKDGRFRQSYEYVLTWEGVEYAGALADAYGSEFEEMMSHLSMVRHSIKRDIVTIPSNRYVAKKRSKGVR; from the coding sequence ATGCAAAAACCCATGATCATCCACGACCCCGTACACAAGACTATCATACTTGACGAGTTCGAGCAGATGGTGCTGAACACAAAACATGTCCAGAGACTCAGAAATATCCAGCAGTTAGGTCTTGTGGACCATGTTTATCCGGGTGCAAATCATACTCGTTTTGAGCATAGCATCGGCACTATGCATATGGCATCTGTTATTGGGTGTTCACTTTCACTTGAGGGTGAAGGGATTCGCAAAATAAGACTTGCAGGACTTTTGCATGACGTGGGTCATTCAGCATTCTCACATGCAGTGGAGAATGTACTCAAACGCAATCCTCAGTTTCAGCCTGTAATTGAAGGAAAGAAGTTCATAAAACACGAAGCTTTTTCCAGGGATATTATTTCCCGGTTATTGCCACAGGATAATTACATTGCAGGATACGTTGAATCTGAATTTGGAACTGATGCATTCGAGTTTTTTGACGAGATATCAAAAATAGCAACCGGAGATTCACGTTCCATATCAAAACCATATCTTGCACAGGTAATTGCAGGTGATGTGGATGCCGACAGGATAGATTTCCTGCTTCGCGACTCATATCATACCGGTGTATCCTTTGGACTTATCGATGTAGACCAGATAATCAGCAGTCTAATAATAAAGAATGATAACATTGTTCTTGGAAGCACGGATGGTTCGAGCTATGGCAATGATATGGCGCTAACAGCTGCTGAATCTATGCTCATATCCCGTGCTCATCACTACACAGCCATCATCCATCATCCAAAAACTCAGGCTGCCAGAGTAATGTTGCTCTATGCTCTTGAAGATGCCCTTGAACAATTCAAAAGCAAATCAGGAACAGATGCAGCTAAGAATGAGATTGTTCGCTTTTTTACAGAATACAATGACAACGACCTGCTTAATTTCATAAGGTTAAATGCATCTGAAAAATCACTTGCTTTAATTGACAATCTCCGTGAAGGCAGGTTGTACGAACCTGTTGCAAGGCTCAGCCAGAAGTTACTCAGGCCATCCACCCGAATGTCACTCTCAACAATTGCCCGGCATGGTGTGGCTACAAAGAGGTTTGAGGCAAGGCTTGCAAAGGAACTTGGCGACGTACTTGTGGATCTGACGGTTGCTTCGGGTGTGCCAAAAAGCATGCGCGTTGCAATGGATGATGAGGATGGCTTCTTCTATGATGAATCCGCTCTTGCCAATGGTCTTGTCCGTGCAATATCGCGCCAGCTCTCATTGACTGCATTTTCGTATCCTGGTGTTGTCATAGATAAAGACTCATCTGCTGTACTCTCAGAACTTCGCAAGGTAGTTGACGACCTTTCGCCAAGACTTTTGCATTACACAAGAGAGGATCAGTACCTTCCGATCGAAGGTATAATTCTGTTATTCTATGCTGTTCACAGTATTTTTGTAGATGAAAAACCTGGGTTTGTTTCAATTCCCAGACTAAGGCATATTACATGGCTTTATCGCACTATTCAGAAACTCGGCACTTTCCCAAGGCTCAAGAATCTTTTTGACTATTCCTTCCACGAACGTTATGGATTCCCGTATTCTGAGAAAGTATTCGAGGATATTCAGGTTCTGGTTGCCATGGGCATTGTTGATGAGGATCTTCGCTATTATGAAAAAGACGGAAGGTTCCGGCAGAGTTATGAATATGTGCTTACATGGGAGGGTGTTGAATATGCAGGGGCACTGGCAGATGCATATGGCTCGGAATTTGAGGAAATGATGTCTCATCTTTCAATGGTCAGGCATTCTATCAAAAGGGATATAGTTACTATCCCCTCAAACAGGTATGTAGCTAAAAAACGGTCCAAAGGTGTAAGGTAA